A genomic segment from Nicotiana tabacum cultivar K326 chromosome 9, ASM71507v2, whole genome shotgun sequence encodes:
- the LOC107832632 gene encoding pollen receptor-like kinase 1, which produces MAQTTQKNYKIKNKKHLPFLFVIAFLLAFVTTPSEGKLSEAEILLKFSQSLKYDGNPFSTWNANVPPCVKGNNKPNWNSLFCEGGMVYGLNLENLGLSGTLDVDTLKELPNLRTISVLSNNFEGSLPPLNKLTALKSAYFSNNKFSGPIDGKTFEGMNSLKKLHLANNQFTGQLPPIFGELPKLVELNVQNNKFEGPIPSSLSRLYFSAFQGNDGLCGPPLTKSCNEEAPKKQESSSVWKIALIVVVVVAVIGLIAIVLITRRKKNNSQREVTLGSSNLSPTTHEPKLASVDLNKMEQGQAAASPDRSNDGKRAEQGQKLLFLKDDIEKFDLPDLLKASAEVLGSGVFGSTYKAALSTGPVMVVKRFRHMNKVGKEDFHEHMRRLGRLSHKNLLPVLAFYYRKEEKLLVFEYVNNVSLAVYLHGNSKSRGNQSLDWPTRLKIVKGVAKGVLYLYNELPSLTAPHGHLKSSNVLLTETFEPVLTDYALLPVVNIEHAQEHMISYKAPEYKQSGKINRKTDVWTLGMLILEILTGKFPSNLLGKGSHDTDDLASWVNSVLGEDSSKEEVFDKEMKGTQDCEGEMMKLLKVGLSCCEADVEKRWDIKEAVEKIEEVKEKGAAGDGDFFSSVDASDETDMHNSR; this is translated from the exons ATGGCACAAACTACACAAAAAAACtacaaaatcaaaaacaaaaaacatCTTCCCTTCCTCTTCGTTATCGCGTTTTTACTAGCATTTGTCACCACCCCATCAGAGGGGAAATTATCAGAAGCTGAGATTCTGCTCAAGTTTAGTCAATCTTTAAAATATGATGGCAACCCCTTTTCAACTTGGAATGCCAATGTACCACCTTGCGTCAAAGGGAATAATAAGCCTAATTGGAATAGTCTTTTTTGTGAAGGTGGTATGGTTTATGGTTTGAATCTTGAAAATCTTGGTTTAAGTGGTACCCTTGATGTGGACACGTTAAAAGAGCTGCCTAATTTGAGGACCATAAGTGTATTGAGTAATAATTTTGAAGGGTCTTTGCCACCTTTGAATAAACTAACTGCATTAAAAAGTGCTTATTTTTCAAACAATAAATTCTCTGGGCCAATTGATGGCAAGACTTTTGAAGGGATGAATTCGTTAAAGAAGCTTCACCTAGCAAATAATCAATTTACAGGACAACTCCCTCCCATATTCGGTGAATTGCCAAAGCTCGTGGAGTTGAATGTACAAAATAATAAGTTTGAGGGTCCAATTCCTTCTTCCCTTTCTCGTCTATATTTTTCTGCTTTTCAAG GAAATGATGGTCTATGTGGTCCACCtttaacaaaatcatgcaatgaAGAGGCACCAAAAAAGCAAGAATCATCTTCTGTTTGGAAGATTGCCCTTATCGTCGTGGTGGTTGTTGCAGTTATAGGTCTAATTGCCATTGTACTCATAACTCGTCGCAAGAAAAATAATTCCCAACGGGAAGTTACTCTAGGATCATCAAATTTATCACCAACAACTCATGAACCAAAACTCGCTTCAGTTGATCTAAACAAAATGGAACAAGGCCAAGCTGCTGCATCTCCTGATCGTTCCAACGATGGCAAAAGAGCTGAACAAGGACAAAAGCTTTTGTTCTTGAAAGATGACATTGAGAAATTTGACTTGCCAGATTTATTAAAGGCCTCAGCTGAAGTATTGGGCAGTGGTGTGTTTGGTTCAACTTATAAAGCTGCACTTAGCACTGGTCCTGTTATGGTTGTTAAGAGGTTTAGACATATGAATAAAGTCGGTAAGGAAGACTTCCATGAGCATATGAGAAGACTTGGCAGATTGAGTCATAAGAACTTGCTTCCTGTTCTGGCTTTCTACTATAGGAAAGAGGAGAAACTTCTGGTCTTTGAATACGTAAACAATGTCAGCCTTGCCGTTTATCTTCATG GCAATAGCAAATCACGTGGGAACCAAAGCTTGGATTGGCCAACTCGTTTGAAAATTGTAAAAGGCGTAGCCAAAGGAGTTTTGTACCTCTACAATGAGCTACCAAGCTTAACTGCACCTCATGGTCACCTCAAGTCCTCAAATGTCCTTCTAACTGAAACCTTTGAGCCAGTTCTCACAGATTACGCCTTACTACCAGTCGTAAATatcgaacatgctcaagaacatATGATCTCATACAAAGCACCAGAGTACAAGCAATCTGGCAAAATCAACAGGAAAACTGATGTTTGGACACTTGGTATGTTGATCCTAGAAATCTTGACTGGGAAATTTCCTTCAAATCTTTTAGGCAAGGGGAGTCATGACACCGATGATTTGGCGAGTTGGGTAAACTCTGTTCTTGGAGAGGATTCATCAAAAGAAGAGGTGTTTGATAAGGAAATGAAAGGAACACAAGATTGTGAGGGTGAAATGATGAAGCTTTTGAAGGTTGGTTTGAGTTGTTGTGAGGCTGATGTGGAGAAAAGATGGGATATAAAAGAGGCTGTGGAGAAAATTGAGGAAGTAAAAGAGAAAGGTGCTGCAGGGGATGGTGATTTCTTCTCCTCTGTTGATGCAAGTGATGAAACTGACATGCATAATTCAAGATGA